The [Limnothrix rosea] IAM M-220 genome has a window encoding:
- a CDS encoding class I SAM-dependent methyltransferase, producing MTQLWRAEEYADKAAFVSELGSPVLGLLDAQQGERILDLGCGDGTLGRKIQQKGAEVMAVDASASMVAAAQQQGLKAAVINGETLAFEAEFDAVFSNAALHWMPDYPSVIAGVYRALKPTGRFVGEFGGEGNIQCLLAAIAATFTEHPDWGEWQNPWYFPAPKQYAQALTAGGFHVEYIELIPRPTPLAAGIQAWLNIFAQQAIATLPLEQQQLFLNKVTEKVKPHLYTDETGWVADYMRLRFVATKVTKVFFR from the coding sequence ATGACCCAATTATGGCGCGCCGAAGAATATGCCGACAAAGCAGCTTTTGTGTCAGAGCTTGGTTCGCCAGTTTTAGGGTTACTGGATGCCCAGCAAGGCGAGAGAATCTTAGATTTAGGCTGTGGTGATGGCACCCTAGGGCGAAAAATCCAACAAAAAGGTGCGGAGGTTATGGCCGTTGATGCCAGTGCAAGTATGGTCGCAGCCGCACAACAACAGGGGTTAAAGGCAGCCGTTATCAATGGGGAAACTTTAGCTTTTGAGGCGGAGTTTGATGCGGTCTTTAGCAATGCGGCGCTCCACTGGATGCCGGACTATCCATCGGTCATTGCTGGTGTTTACCGAGCTCTTAAGCCAACTGGTCGCTTTGTTGGGGAGTTTGGTGGGGAGGGTAATATCCAGTGTTTATTGGCGGCGATCGCCGCCACCTTTACCGAACATCCAGACTGGGGAGAGTGGCAAAATCCTTGGTATTTTCCAGCCCCTAAACAGTATGCCCAAGCCCTGACGGCTGGTGGATTTCACGTTGAATATATCGAGCTGATACCAAGACCAACGCCCCTCGCAGCAGGTATACAGGCTTGGCTAAACATCTTTGCCCAACAGGCGATCGCCACCCTGCCCCTAGAGCAACAACAACTTTTCCTCAATAAAGTGACGGAAAAAGTAAAACCCCACCTGTATACAGATGAGACTGGCTGGGTCGCAGACTACATGCGCCTACGCTTCGTTGCAACCAAAGTGACCAAAGTCTTTTTTCGTTAA
- a CDS encoding c-type cytochrome, producing the protein MKKLLAIALTVLVSVFTFSTSAFAADAAAGAQVFAANCNACHIGGNNAVMPPKTLKEADLKTYLAGYKDGSKSLEEAVAYQVINGQGAMPAFGGRLSEEQIANVAAYVADQAEGNKW; encoded by the coding sequence TTGAAAAAATTACTAGCTATTGCTTTAACTGTACTCGTCTCCGTCTTTACTTTCAGTACTTCTGCATTTGCCGCTGACGCTGCTGCTGGTGCTCAAGTTTTTGCTGCTAACTGTAATGCTTGCCACATTGGTGGTAATAATGCAGTAATGCCCCCTAAGACTCTTAAGGAAGCTGATCTTAAGACTTATCTTGCTGGTTATAAGGATGGCTCTAAGTCCCTTGAGGAAGCAGTTGCTTATCAAGTGATTAATGGTCAAGGTGCAATGCCTGCTTTTGGCGGTCGCCTTAGCGAAGAGCAAATTGCGAATGTGGCAGCTTATGTTGCTGACCAAGCTGAAGGCAACAAGTGGTAA
- a CDS encoding ABC transporter ATP-binding protein — MQTESPTQDATAILKTWHISKIYRTGFWLNKTSQSLSQCSLEVMPGETFGLLGPNGAGKTTLLKILLGIIRKSGGQATLLGKPIGDRQTREKIGYLPENAYFYDYLTAWEFLDFTGSLFQIPKQRRQRRIKTLLDTVGLAQEVAKKRQMRKYSKGMLQRVGMAQALINDPDLVFLDEPMSGLDPLGRYQVREIILSLKEQGKTIFFNSHILTDVEQICDRLAILSKGEIICTGTLNDLLGSEDNYQAVVRGGDQTQLKKWLPDLQRHDGKWYGHLVGDQQAFLASLNLMGAKLIDLKLARPTLEEFFIEKIREHDPNAHVEENLGAIA; from the coding sequence ATGCAGACTGAATCCCCAACCCAAGATGCTACAGCTATCCTCAAAACGTGGCACATTAGCAAAATTTATCGCACGGGCTTTTGGCTCAATAAAACGAGTCAATCTCTAAGTCAATGTTCTTTAGAGGTGATGCCGGGGGAGACGTTTGGATTATTAGGCCCCAATGGTGCGGGGAAAACAACGCTCCTTAAAATTTTATTGGGCATTATCCGCAAAAGTGGCGGGCAGGCAACATTGCTTGGTAAACCGATCGGCGATCGCCAAACCAGAGAAAAAATTGGCTATTTACCAGAAAACGCTTATTTCTACGATTATTTAACAGCTTGGGAATTTTTAGATTTCACCGGGTCACTATTTCAAATCCCGAAACAACGTCGCCAAAGACGCATTAAAACACTTCTTGATACAGTTGGTTTGGCGCAGGAAGTCGCGAAAAAACGACAAATGCGTAAATACTCGAAGGGCATGCTCCAGCGCGTGGGCATGGCACAGGCTCTCATTAATGATCCAGATTTGGTTTTTCTAGACGAACCGATGTCTGGTCTCGATCCGCTAGGACGCTATCAAGTGCGGGAAATTATTTTGTCGCTGAAAGAACAGGGCAAAACGATTTTTTTCAACTCTCACATTCTCACCGATGTCGAACAAATCTGCGATCGCCTCGCCATTTTATCTAAGGGCGAAATTATTTGTACCGGTACACTCAATGATTTATTAGGGTCAGAAGATAATTATCAAGCAGTCGTTCGGGGTGGCGATCAGACACAACTTAAGAAATGGCTACCTGATTTACAGAGACATGATGGCAAATGGTATGGCCACCTTGTGGGCGATCAACAGGCATTTTTGGCCTCCCTCAATCTCATGGGGGCAAAGCTCATCGATCTCAAGCTAGCGCGACCCACCCTAGAAGAGTTTTTTATTGAAAAAATCCGTGAACATGACCCCAATGCCCATGTAGAGGAAAACCTCGGGGCGATCGCCTAA
- a CDS encoding DUF5666 domain-containing protein produces the protein MKPSVIGFTLLLAGILTHGCTIAKAQNTTFSGRIQRVWEDGFQLDTGSRSINVDSDDICGDHTAHHISEGQQVTVSGEFDGGEFYAFSIQDTQGKALDGCAITKVQNTTFSGRIQRVWEDGFQLDTGSRSINVDSDDICGDHTAHHISESQQVTVSGEFDGGEFDAFSIQDTQGKALCR, from the coding sequence ATGAAACCAAGTGTCATAGGATTCACCCTGCTTCTAGCCGGAATCCTCACCCATGGATGCACCATTGCGAAAGCTCAAAACACCACCTTTTCCGGTAGAATCCAGCGAGTTTGGGAAGATGGATTTCAATTAGATACTGGCAGTCGCTCCATCAATGTTGACTCAGATGATATCTGCGGAGACCACACAGCCCACCATATTTCAGAAGGCCAACAAGTCACTGTATCTGGGGAATTTGATGGAGGAGAATTCTACGCTTTCTCCATTCAAGATACTCAGGGAAAAGCCCTTGATGGATGCGCCATTACAAAGGTTCAAAACACCACCTTTTCCGGTAGAATCCAGCGAGTTTGGGAAGATGGATTTCAATTAGATACTGGCAGTCGCTCCATCAATGTTGACTCAGATGATATCTGCGGAGACCACACAGCCCACCATATTTCAGAAAGCCAACAAGTCACTGTATCTGGGGAATTTGATGGAGGAGAGTTTGACGCTTTCTCCATTCAAGATACTCAGGGAAAAGCCCTTTGTCGATAG
- a CDS encoding DUF1772 domain-containing protein, which translates to MELFQTWRSPLILFAAVGCAVSGGIFYAFSTFVMAALGEQPSASGIATMQSINITVINPLFMAAFFLPAIASIILAIAALRDWSHPSSSYLLMGSLLYLIGTIGVTIAGNIPLNDALAVVNPNSNESFTLWTRFLKNWTLWNHVRTIAGMLASICFAIAR; encoded by the coding sequence ATGGAACTCTTTCAAACTTGGCGATCGCCCCTCATCCTTTTCGCGGCGGTAGGCTGTGCGGTTAGTGGCGGTATTTTCTACGCCTTCTCCACCTTTGTGATGGCAGCCCTCGGTGAACAACCCTCTGCATCCGGTATTGCAACCATGCAATCGATCAACATTACGGTAATTAATCCGTTATTTATGGCAGCGTTTTTTTTACCTGCAATTGCGTCAATTATTTTGGCGATCGCCGCCCTCCGAGATTGGAGCCATCCAAGTTCCAGCTACTTATTGATGGGCAGTTTGCTCTATCTCATTGGCACCATTGGCGTAACCATTGCCGGAAATATTCCGCTAAATGACGCTCTCGCTGTCGTCAATCCCAATAGCAATGAAAGCTTTACACTTTGGACGCGCTTTCTCAAAAATTGGACATTGTGGAATCATGTGCGCACCATTGCCGGAATGCTGGCCTCTATCTGCTTTGCGATCGCCCGATAA
- a CDS encoding NAD(P)-dependent oxidoreductase, translating into MKLVIFGATGTVGCKVVTQALEEGHQVTAFSRHPEKLNLRQENLQLFAGDVMDFPTVEQAIAGQDAVVCVLGSGKKLSGNVRSEGTRNIIQAMEKTGVRRLICQSTLGAGESWNNLDFYWKYVMFGFLLRKVFADHLVQEELVAQSPLDWTIVRPSAFIDGDRTGNYRHGFPTDDRTITLKISTADVADFLLQQLTNTLYIGKTPGLSY; encoded by the coding sequence ATGAAACTCGTTATTTTCGGCGCAACAGGTACAGTGGGTTGTAAGGTCGTCACCCAAGCATTAGAGGAAGGTCATCAAGTTACGGCGTTTTCCCGCCATCCTGAAAAGCTCAATCTCCGCCAAGAAAACTTGCAACTTTTTGCGGGGGATGTGATGGATTTTCCCACTGTTGAGCAGGCGATCGCCGGACAAGATGCGGTGGTTTGTGTGCTGGGTTCGGGCAAAAAATTGTCTGGCAATGTGCGCTCGGAAGGCACTCGCAATATTATCCAAGCGATGGAAAAAACTGGGGTGCGTCGCCTCATTTGTCAGTCCACGCTCGGGGCGGGTGAAAGCTGGAATAATCTCGATTTCTACTGGAAATATGTCATGTTTGGCTTCCTTCTCCGTAAGGTTTTTGCGGATCATCTCGTTCAAGAAGAGCTTGTGGCGCAGAGTCCGCTTGATTGGACAATTGTGCGTCCCAGCGCTTTTATCGATGGCGATCGCACGGGAAATTATCGCCATGGTTTTCCCACAGATGATCGCACTATCACGCTCAAAATCTCCACGGCAGATGTGGCAGATTTCCTTTTGCAGCAGCTCACCAATACGCTCTACATCGGCAAAACGCCGGGCTTGTCTTACTAA
- a CDS encoding helix-turn-helix transcriptional regulator — MACKHREALYNRGKTNGIGAMNSPSSEPDQGNFFFHSSDETQSWQNIQLSHMRHPAGECDSTAPNDHILSLSLAPRPVHLLQKQDDKTYTGMYGKGDMVITPAQSRFFARWETDDHLLQIRLSDQFLRTVATESLNTDPDRISLITEFRTRNTQVEAIAMMLLAELEQNQPSSQLYIDSLANIFTVNLLRQYTTKKPKIKTYEGGLPPHQLSQILDYIDSSLEQDIKLADLAQLLDMSQFHFGRLFKQSIGRSPYQYLIQQRVERAKRLLKNTDYLITDIALECGFNSHSHLTNKFRKMTGMTPKAFRVN, encoded by the coding sequence GTGGCATGCAAACATCGAGAAGCCCTTTACAATCGAGGCAAGACGAACGGCATTGGTGCAATGAATAGTCCTTCTTCCGAGCCAGACCAAGGCAATTTTTTCTTCCATTCATCCGACGAAACCCAGAGCTGGCAAAACATCCAGCTTTCTCATATGCGCCATCCCGCCGGAGAATGCGACTCAACCGCGCCGAATGATCACATTCTCTCTCTATCACTAGCGCCCCGCCCTGTGCATCTATTGCAAAAACAAGACGACAAAACCTATACGGGAATGTATGGCAAAGGCGACATGGTTATCACCCCAGCCCAATCTCGATTTTTTGCGCGCTGGGAAACCGACGATCATCTTTTGCAAATTCGTCTCAGCGATCAATTTCTTCGCACTGTCGCCACAGAAAGCCTCAATACTGACCCAGATCGTATTTCCCTCATCACAGAATTTCGGACACGCAATACCCAAGTAGAGGCGATCGCCATGATGTTGCTAGCCGAATTAGAACAAAATCAGCCCAGTAGCCAACTGTATATTGACTCCCTCGCCAATATTTTCACCGTCAACTTACTGCGTCAATACACAACGAAAAAGCCCAAAATAAAAACCTATGAAGGCGGTTTACCTCCCCACCAACTGAGCCAAATTTTGGACTATATCGATAGCTCACTAGAACAAGATATTAAGCTAGCCGATCTCGCTCAACTATTAGATATGAGCCAATTTCATTTTGGTCGTTTGTTCAAACAATCTATTGGGCGATCGCCCTATCAATACCTCATTCAACAGCGAGTCGAACGGGCAAAAAGACTATTAAAAAATACCGATTATTTAATTACAGATATCGCCCTAGAGTGCGGCTTCAATAGCCATAGTCACCTAACCAATAAATTCCGAAAAATGACAGGAATGACCCCAAAGGCTTTTCGAGTGAACTAA
- a CDS encoding DNA cytosine methyltransferase produces the protein MKEKKLISLFSGAGGMDIGFHAAGFRTAVAVEQDPSCCNTLRLNMPNTPVIEGDITSITTRTILEAAKVKPLEIDLVIGGPPCQSFSLAGKRMGMDDPRGMLVLEFLRVVREALPKCFVMENVKGMINWSKGKALEAIMAEASQPIKYDGMEYEYSVSYHVLNAADFGAPQFRERVFVVGNRLGKVFHFPEPTHGSSEQVRQTDLFGKQRKPYKTVQDAIGCLPAANPPSATALRVSQTIKDRIKNHGY, from the coding sequence ATGAAAGAAAAAAAACTGATAAGCCTATTCTCCGGAGCTGGTGGCATGGACATAGGATTTCATGCTGCTGGCTTCAGGACGGCTGTGGCTGTGGAACAAGACCCATCTTGCTGTAACACCTTGCGGCTAAATATGCCTAATACTCCAGTCATTGAAGGGGATATCACATCAATTACAACACGAACAATTCTAGAGGCTGCAAAGGTAAAGCCCCTTGAAATTGATTTGGTTATCGGAGGTCCTCCCTGTCAAAGTTTTAGTCTCGCAGGGAAACGTATGGGAATGGATGATCCAAGGGGAATGCTGGTACTCGAATTCTTGCGTGTGGTGAGAGAGGCACTACCGAAGTGTTTTGTTATGGAAAATGTCAAAGGCATGATCAACTGGTCTAAGGGTAAAGCTCTTGAGGCGATCATGGCAGAAGCATCGCAACCAATAAAATATGATGGAATGGAATATGAATACTCAGTCTCATATCATGTCCTGAACGCTGCTGATTTTGGCGCGCCACAATTTAGGGAAAGAGTCTTTGTTGTAGGTAATCGTTTAGGTAAGGTATTTCATTTTCCTGAACCGACTCATGGGTCTAGCGAGCAAGTGAGGCAGACAGATCTCTTTGGGAAACAGCGAAAACCTTACAAAACTGTTCAAGACGCTATAGGTTGTCTTCCTGCTGCAAATCCCCCATCTGCAACAGCACTCAGAGTTTCACAAACGATAAAAGATAGAATTAAGAATCATGGATATTAA
- a CDS encoding DNA cytosine methyltransferase — MDIKDTNIKNHEQTAHAPSTLEKIRKVKQGGKLSDQTKTFGSTYRRLDPNKPSPTVTRSGYRDFIHPCEDRMLTVRELACLQTFPLDWEFTGTRLDSYSSKRKVTMTQFGQVGNAVPPLLAEAVAKAVSKQLLEATNEE, encoded by the coding sequence ATGGATATTAAAGATACGAATATAAAAAACCATGAGCAAACAGCCCATGCACCTTCTACGCTAGAAAAAATTCGTAAAGTCAAACAAGGCGGCAAACTATCAGATCAGACAAAGACATTTGGTTCAACGTATCGCAGGCTAGACCCGAACAAACCATCACCAACAGTCACGCGCAGTGGTTATCGAGATTTTATTCATCCTTGTGAAGATCGAATGCTAACAGTGCGTGAACTGGCCTGTCTACAAACATTTCCCTTGGATTGGGAATTTACAGGCACTCGACTTGATTCATACAGTAGCAAACGCAAAGTGACGATGACTCAGTTTGGACAAGTGGGGAATGCAGTACCGCCATTACTCGCTGAAGCTGTTGCTAAGGCAGTCAGTAAACAGCTATTAGAAGCAACCAATGAAGAATAA
- a CDS encoding AvaI/BsoBI family type II restriction endonuclease, with amino-acid sequence MKNNQFVSNSDDLVTTRDARRSGFLEYALRRNKESLPFIDKAKALRVSLENETKCAEDILQLADLRDTLIEAAGVSVKAKAHLDDTDKTEILAGFVKEVLAPCGNKYIDELIYRYLLTLGDALGGRMRNIVGSIAEEKFVRFIIAQLRIHNIEFELFPKRSKWISSTDYVAGMAARTKALRWTKNTSHRSMIFNINVPQVKKNIDIVLLDDKIDGVTSSILANTLNDAQNYLAIGELKGGIDPAGADEHWKTANTALGRVRDSFKTKVQLFFIGAAIENSMSSEIYGQCQKGELSNAANLTVDNQLSALCEWLITQ; translated from the coding sequence ATGAAGAATAATCAGTTTGTCAGTAACTCTGATGACCTTGTCACCACAAGAGATGCTCGCAGAAGCGGTTTCCTAGAATATGCCCTTCGCCGAAACAAAGAATCCCTGCCATTTATCGATAAAGCAAAAGCTCTGCGAGTATCCCTTGAGAACGAAACAAAATGTGCGGAAGATATTCTACAGCTTGCTGACCTCAGAGATACACTCATTGAAGCAGCGGGTGTATCTGTAAAAGCAAAAGCTCATCTTGATGACACAGATAAAACTGAAATTCTTGCAGGCTTTGTTAAAGAGGTGCTTGCGCCCTGTGGCAATAAGTATATCGATGAGCTTATTTATCGCTACTTACTGACACTTGGGGATGCTCTCGGTGGCAGAATGCGAAACATTGTTGGTTCGATAGCAGAGGAAAAGTTCGTCAGATTTATTATTGCCCAACTACGGATACATAATATTGAATTTGAGTTATTCCCAAAACGGTCAAAGTGGATTTCCAGCACGGATTATGTAGCTGGGATGGCTGCACGAACGAAAGCCTTAAGGTGGACAAAAAATACATCGCATAGATCTATGATTTTCAATATCAATGTCCCGCAGGTCAAAAAGAATATTGATATTGTGTTATTAGACGACAAGATTGACGGAGTTACTTCCTCTATTTTGGCTAATACCCTTAATGATGCGCAGAATTATCTTGCTATCGGTGAATTAAAGGGAGGAATAGATCCAGCTGGAGCAGATGAGCATTGGAAAACAGCAAATACAGCTCTTGGCAGAGTAAGAGACTCTTTCAAGACTAAAGTCCAGCTGTTTTTTATCGGAGCTGCGATAGAAAATAGTATGTCGTCAGAAATTTATGGACAGTGCCAAAAAGGTGAACTTAGTAATGCGGCAAATCTCACCGTCGATAACCAATTGTCTGCTCTGTGTGAGTGGTTAATAACTCAATAG
- a CDS encoding adenylate kinase, which translates to MKRVAVFGNTGGGKSTLSRQIAAASGLPLHILDKVQFQPGGIPVPPEEFQQAHQEILDSETWVIDGFGNLKMLWQRLDIADTLVYIDLPIYIHFWWVTKRFITGYFNPPEGWPENSPLWKSSMNSYKVLYLCEKHLAPKYREYVEKAKQTKEVHHLRSPKEIAKFIESIDN; encoded by the coding sequence ATGAAAAGAGTTGCAGTTTTTGGCAATACTGGTGGCGGAAAATCAACACTTAGTAGACAGATTGCCGCAGCCTCAGGTTTGCCACTACATATTTTAGACAAAGTCCAGTTTCAGCCTGGCGGTATTCCAGTTCCACCCGAAGAATTCCAGCAAGCACATCAAGAAATTCTCGATAGTGAAACATGGGTGATTGATGGCTTTGGCAACCTCAAAATGCTTTGGCAACGGCTCGATATTGCCGACACTTTGGTCTATATAGATTTACCGATCTACATTCATTTTTGGTGGGTAACGAAGCGGTTTATCACGGGCTATTTCAATCCACCTGAAGGTTGGCCAGAGAATAGTCCTCTCTGGAAAAGTTCGATGAATAGCTATAAAGTGCTTTACCTCTGCGAAAAACATCTCGCCCCTAAATATCGAGAATATGTGGAGAAAGCGAAACAGACTAAAGAAGTTCATCATCTGCGATCGCCCAAAGAGATCGCGAAATTTATAGAATCTATAGACAATTAA
- a CDS encoding SDR family oxidoreductase — translation MTSLKVLVTGATGRTGSLVLQKLQALPEQFTAKGFGRSPQKAKELFGSTENFYFGSILNPTDLEMAMIDCDALVILTSATPQMKAPPQPGQRPEFAFPDGEMPEQIDYHGQVNQINAAKKAGAKHIIIVGSMGGTDENHFLNTLGNGNILIWKRKAEQYLIDSGIDYTIIRAGGLLNEAGGKRELVVSKNDVLLNDTPADVTTAIPRADVAEVVVQALQEANARNKAFDVVSKPEGTAPITNDFAALFAQTTPGL, via the coding sequence GTGACTTCTCTTAAGGTTTTAGTAACTGGTGCGACAGGACGGACTGGTTCCCTTGTGTTACAAAAATTGCAAGCGTTACCGGAGCAATTTACGGCGAAAGGTTTTGGGCGATCGCCGCAAAAAGCCAAAGAACTCTTTGGTTCTACGGAAAATTTTTATTTTGGCAGCATCCTCAACCCCACTGATCTTGAAATGGCAATGATAGATTGTGATGCCTTAGTTATTTTGACGAGCGCCACGCCACAAATGAAAGCGCCACCCCAACCCGGACAACGCCCGGAATTTGCTTTTCCCGATGGTGAAATGCCAGAACAAATCGACTATCACGGTCAGGTAAATCAGATTAATGCGGCGAAAAAAGCGGGTGCGAAACACATCATTATCGTTGGCTCCATGGGCGGCACCGACGAAAATCATTTCCTCAATACCCTCGGCAATGGCAATATTTTGATCTGGAAGCGCAAGGCAGAACAATATCTCATCGACTCCGGCATTGACTACACCATCATTCGGGCAGGCGGTTTGCTGAACGAAGCAGGTGGCAAGCGAGAACTCGTTGTCAGCAAAAATGATGTGCTGCTCAACGATACGCCGGCAGATGTGACCACAGCGATTCCCCGCGCAGATGTGGCAGAGGTTGTTGTCCAAGCTTTACAGGAAGCCAATGCCCGTAATAAAGCCTTTGATGTGGTGTCAAAACCAGAAGGAACAGCACCAATTACCAATGATTTTGCTGCACTCTTTGCCCAGACCACACCGGGTTTATAA
- a CDS encoding DNA alkylation repair protein, which translates to MKAKTSFSLKDQLFNAKKVDYLANLIQRVFPAFETKKFRNDVIAPFPSLELKARIAHITNCLEIYLPDDYIVALETLLRALPPELDPNKTDDDFGDFIFAPLSFFVATHGCTEEYLNISLNALKTITKRFSAEDAIRYFLNAFPDQTLDFLLDCTTDENYHVRRLASEGTRPKLPWSQKLSLNYRQPLPILENLYADNTRYVTRSVANHLNDISKLDAPLVIQLLQKWQSSKEQSAEEMAFITKHSVRTLLKQNHPDALQLMGFGATPEIEITEFSTSTPKVRIGESFLFSITIYSHKPQKLLIDYLMKYPNTGKKQSQKVFKIKQLELVENESVTLQKTHPMRLMTTRRQTLGKHDITLHINGQAFGNLSFELI; encoded by the coding sequence GTGAAAGCTAAAACCTCTTTTTCGTTAAAAGATCAGCTTTTTAATGCCAAGAAAGTTGATTACTTAGCCAATTTAATTCAGAGAGTATTCCCAGCTTTTGAGACAAAAAAATTTCGTAACGATGTGATTGCCCCATTTCCATCCCTCGAATTAAAAGCCCGTATCGCCCACATCACCAATTGTCTCGAAATATATTTGCCGGACGATTACATCGTTGCATTAGAAACTTTGCTGCGGGCACTGCCACCGGAGTTAGACCCAAACAAAACTGACGATGATTTTGGCGATTTCATTTTTGCACCACTTTCATTTTTCGTCGCGACCCATGGTTGCACAGAAGAATATTTGAACATTTCTCTAAATGCCCTCAAAACCATCACCAAACGCTTTTCTGCCGAAGATGCAATTCGCTATTTTCTAAACGCGTTTCCCGACCAAACCTTAGACTTTCTCCTCGATTGCACCACCGATGAAAACTATCATGTGCGCCGCCTTGCCAGCGAAGGGACACGTCCAAAATTACCTTGGTCACAAAAACTAAGCTTGAATTACCGCCAACCGCTGCCCATTTTAGAAAATCTCTATGCCGATAATACGCGTTATGTCACCCGCTCTGTCGCCAATCATCTCAACGACATCAGTAAACTCGACGCGCCTTTAGTGATTCAGTTACTTCAAAAATGGCAGTCCAGCAAAGAACAATCTGCCGAAGAAATGGCGTTCATCACGAAACATAGTGTGAGGACATTATTAAAACAAAATCACCCAGATGCTCTTCAGCTAATGGGTTTTGGCGCTACACCAGAGATTGAAATCACCGAATTTTCGACGAGTACTCCCAAGGTCAGAATTGGTGAATCTTTTTTATTTTCCATCACGATTTATTCTCATAAACCCCAGAAACTCCTCATTGATTATTTGATGAAATATCCCAATACAGGAAAAAAACAATCCCAAAAAGTTTTTAAAATTAAGCAGTTAGAGTTAGTAGAAAATGAATCGGTTACTCTACAAAAAACTCATCCCATGAGATTAATGACCACCAGACGACAAACCCTCGGCAAACATGATATTACCCTCCATATAAATGGTCAAGCCTTTGGCAATTTAAGCTTTGAACTAATTTAG
- a CDS encoding mechanosensitive ion channel family protein, with protein MSELLRDIVTKLEETFDPDVLSSQIASGIVNFSVALITFLVFYLVWRVVQKILVPTLKKSRIDKTSSNFLSTIAKFSILTFGLLQALSAIGINMTAIMTSLGVVGITVGFAARDAMSNLISGLLIFWDRPFVIDDLIEIDHFYGRVEKITLRSTRVVTPDGKMLAIPNSKVINSTVISYSNFPHLRLDIDVSVAVYESIDHTREILLDLVECNPDFMKIPPPRVVVTALNDYNIALQLQVWLLDERTHLLERFDLRECVFNALTKAGVDMPFETIKITPITLEKGDRLN; from the coding sequence ATGTCTGAATTATTACGAGATATTGTTACCAAACTAGAGGAAACATTCGATCCTGACGTACTAAGTTCGCAAATTGCTAGTGGCATTGTAAATTTCAGTGTTGCCCTAATTACCTTCTTAGTTTTTTACCTTGTCTGGCGTGTAGTACAAAAAATTTTAGTCCCAACATTAAAAAAGTCGCGCATTGATAAAACCTCTAGCAACTTCCTCAGCACTATTGCCAAATTCTCGATTTTGACCTTTGGTCTCTTGCAAGCCTTGAGTGCCATTGGCATCAATATGACCGCAATTATGACCAGCCTTGGAGTGGTGGGGATTACTGTTGGCTTTGCGGCGAGAGATGCGATGTCAAACTTAATTTCAGGGCTATTAATTTTTTGGGATCGACCATTTGTGATTGATGATTTGATCGAGATTGACCATTTTTATGGACGTGTCGAAAAAATCACGTTACGAAGTACTCGTGTGGTTACCCCTGATGGCAAAATGCTAGCTATTCCTAATTCAAAAGTGATTAATTCGACGGTTATTTCCTATAGTAATTTTCCCCATTTGCGCCTTGACATTGATGTTAGTGTTGCTGTTTATGAAAGTATTGATCATACGCGGGAAATTTTACTGGATTTAGTTGAATGTAATCCTGATTTTATGAAGATACCGCCACCAAGAGTTGTTGTGACAGCCCTCAATGACTACAATATCGCTTTGCAATTGCAGGTTTGGCTATTGGATGAAAGGACGCATTTGCTAGAAAGATTTGACTTGCGAGAATGTGTTTTTAATGCCCTCACTAAAGCGGGTGTTGATATGCCCTTTGAAACGATCAAAATAACGCCCATAACGCTCGAAAAGGGTGATCGCCTAAATTAG